In Drosophila simulans strain w501 chromosome X, Prin_Dsim_3.1, whole genome shotgun sequence, one DNA window encodes the following:
- the LOC6726600 gene encoding proline dehydrogenase 1, mitochondrial isoform X1, which translates to MALLRSLSAQRTAISLVYGRNSNKSSNSVAVAACRSFHQRGSRSTSIAGEGAASESTRGVNGARFLHSGERPLQASTLVQPELVSSETLKRSMKQESSQEKNPSPAGSPQRDPLDVSFNDPIAAFKSKTTGELIRAYLVYMICSSEKLVEHNMTLMKWSKNVLGQRLFTALMKATFYGHFVAGEDQIKIIPTLERLRSFGVKPILDYSVEEDITQEEAEKREVESSVSSAGDKKEEGSMPQYHVDKSFADRRYKVSSARTYFYLNEATCERNMEIFIKCLEAVSDDDRKVPRAVATGATFGTGITAIKLTALGRPQLLLQLSEVIMRTRKYMEDMVGGQGNVLTHHKTIKDLEKYYATLGDNKDVKEFLNNVTSDKEGILHLFPWSGIVDEDSQLSDTFRVPDPQTGQMRRLISQIPPKEEEMFRNMIRRLNTIVKAAADLDVRIMVDAEQTYFQPAISRITLEMMRKYNKDKAIVFNTYQCYLRETFREVNTDLEQAKRQNFYFGAKLVRGAYMDQERDRAKSLGYPDPVNPTFEATTEMYHKTLSECLRRIKLMKDCDDDARKIGIMVASHNEDTVRFAIQQMKEIGISPEDKVICFGQLLGMCDYITFPLGQAGYSAYKYIPYGPVEEVLPYLSRRAQENKGVLKKIKKEKRLLLSEIRRRLMRGQLFYKPKGNYVPI; encoded by the exons ATGGCTCTACTCCGTTCGCTGAGCGCCCAACGAACAGCCATCAGTTTGGTCTACGGCCGTAATAGCAACAAGTCGAGCAATTCCGTGGCCGTCGCCGCCTGCCGGAGTTTCCACCAGcgcggcagcaggagcaccagcatcgccggagaaggagcagcatCGGAGTCCACGAGAGGAGTCAATGGAGCGCGCTTCTTGCACAGCGGCGAACGGCCGTTGCAGGCCTCCACTCTGGTCCAACCGGAGCTGGTCTCCAGCGAGACGTTGAAGCGATCGATGAAGCAGGAGTCGTCCCAGGAGAAGAACCCCTCGCCCGCTGGCTCGCCGCAGAGGGATCCCCTGGACGTGAGCTTCAATGATCCGATTGCCGCCTTCAAGAGCAAGACCACTGGAGAGCTGATACGCGCCTATCTCGTCTACATGATATGTTCCAGCGAGAAGCTGGTCGAGCACAACATGACG CTTATGAAATGGTCAAAGAACGTATTGGGTCAACGGTTATTTACAGCATTGATGAAGGCGACCTTCTATGGCCACTTTGTCGCCGGCGAGGATCAGATCAAGATCATACCCACACTGGAAAG GCTAAGATCCTTTGGCGTTAAGCCGATTCTCGATTATTCCGTTGAGGAGGATATCACCCAGGAGGAGGCCGAGAAACGTGAAGTTGA ATCTTCCGTCTCCAGTGCAGGCGACAAAAAGGAGGAGGGCAGCATGCCGCAGTACCATGTGGACAAGTCCTTTGCGGATCGGCGCTACAAGGTCAGCAGTGCTCGCACCTACTTCTACTTGAACGAGGCCACCTGCGAGCGGAACATGGAGATCTTCATCAAGTGTCTGGAGGCTGTTTCGG ATGATGATCGCAAGGTGCCCCGGGCAGTGGCCACGG GCGCCACCTTCGGAACTGGCATCACCGCCATTAAACTCACCGCCCTGGGCCGTCCACAATTGCTG ctgcaactgtcCGAGGTAATTATGCGCACACGCAAGTACATGGAGGATATGGTGGGCGGTCAGGGCAATGTGCTGACTCACCACAAGACCATCAAGGATCTCGAAAAGTATTACGCCACGCTGGGCGACAACAAGGACGTGAAGGAGTTCCTGAACAATGTAACTTCCGATAAGGAGGG aattttgcatttgttcCCCTGGTCGGGCATCGTTGACGAGGATTCGCAGCTGAGCGACACGTTCCGCGTTCCCGATCCCCAAACCGGACAGATGCGTCGACTGATCTCACAAATACCGcccaaggaggaggagatgTTCAGGAACATGATCCGTCGTCTCAACACGATTGTAAAG GCTGCTGCGGACTTGGATGTTCGCATCATGGTAGATGCGGAGCAGACTTACTTCCAGCCGGCCATATCCCGCATCACCCTTGAAATGATGCGCAAGTACAACAAGGATAAGGCCATTGTCTTTAATACGTACCAGTGCTATCTGCGCGAGACGTTCCGCGAGGTGAACACCGATCTGGAGCAGGCCAAGCGTCAGAACTTCTACTTTGGCGCCAAGCTGGTGCGCGGTGCCTATATGGACCAGGAGCGGGACCGTGCCAAGTCGCTCGGCTACCCGGATCCGGTAAATCCCACGTTCGAGGCCACCACGGAAATGTATCACAAGACGTTGTCGGAGTGCTTGCGACGCATTAAG CTGATGAAGGACTGTGATGACGATGCCAGGAAGATTGGCATTATGGTGGCCTCGCACAACGAAGACACCGTGCGATTTGCCATCCAGCAGATGAAGGAGATCGGCATCTCACCGGAGGACAAGGTGATCTGCTTCGGCCAACTGCTGGGCATGTGCGACTACATTACCTTTCCACTGG GTCAAGCGGGCTACTCGGCGTACAAGTACATACCATATGGCCCAGTCGAAGAGGTGCTGCCCTACTTGTCTCGTCGTGCCCAGGAGAACAAGGGTGTGCTCAAGAAGATCAAGAAGGAAAAACGCCTGCTGCTCTCCGAGATTCGGCGCCGTCTGATGCGTGGTCAGTTGTTCTACAAGCCCAAGGGCAATTACGTGCCCATCTAA
- the LOC6726600 gene encoding proline dehydrogenase 1, mitochondrial isoform X3: protein MALLRSLSAQRTAISLVYGRNSNKSSNSVAVAACRSFHQRGSRSTSIAGEGAASESTRGVNGARFLHSGERPLQASTLVQPELVSSETLKRSMKQESSQEKNPSPAGSPQRDPLDVSFNDPIAAFKSKTTGELIRAYLVYMICSSEKLVEHNMTLMKWSKNVLGQRLFTALMKATFYGHFVAGEDQIKIIPTLERLRSFGVKPILDYSVEEDITQEEAEKREVESSVSSAGDKKEEGSMPQYHVDKSFADRRYKVSSARTYFYLNEATCERNMEIFIKCLEAVSGATFGTGITAIKLTALGRPQLLLQLSEVIMRTRKYMEDMVGGQGNVLTHHKTIKDLEKYYATLGDNKDVKEFLNNVTSDKEGILHLFPWSGIVDEDSQLSDTFRVPDPQTGQMRRLISQIPPKEEEMFRNMIRRLNTIVKAAADLDVRIMVDAEQTYFQPAISRITLEMMRKYNKDKAIVFNTYQCYLRETFREVNTDLEQAKRQNFYFGAKLVRGAYMDQERDRAKSLGYPDPVNPTFEATTEMYHKTLSECLRRIKLMKDCDDDARKIGIMVASHNEDTVRFAIQQMKEIGISPEDKVICFGQLLGMCDYITFPLGQAGYSAYKYIPYGPVEEVLPYLSRRAQENKGVLKKIKKEKRLLLSEIRRRLMRGQLFYKPKGNYVPI from the exons ATGGCTCTACTCCGTTCGCTGAGCGCCCAACGAACAGCCATCAGTTTGGTCTACGGCCGTAATAGCAACAAGTCGAGCAATTCCGTGGCCGTCGCCGCCTGCCGGAGTTTCCACCAGcgcggcagcaggagcaccagcatcgccggagaaggagcagcatCGGAGTCCACGAGAGGAGTCAATGGAGCGCGCTTCTTGCACAGCGGCGAACGGCCGTTGCAGGCCTCCACTCTGGTCCAACCGGAGCTGGTCTCCAGCGAGACGTTGAAGCGATCGATGAAGCAGGAGTCGTCCCAGGAGAAGAACCCCTCGCCCGCTGGCTCGCCGCAGAGGGATCCCCTGGACGTGAGCTTCAATGATCCGATTGCCGCCTTCAAGAGCAAGACCACTGGAGAGCTGATACGCGCCTATCTCGTCTACATGATATGTTCCAGCGAGAAGCTGGTCGAGCACAACATGACG CTTATGAAATGGTCAAAGAACGTATTGGGTCAACGGTTATTTACAGCATTGATGAAGGCGACCTTCTATGGCCACTTTGTCGCCGGCGAGGATCAGATCAAGATCATACCCACACTGGAAAG GCTAAGATCCTTTGGCGTTAAGCCGATTCTCGATTATTCCGTTGAGGAGGATATCACCCAGGAGGAGGCCGAGAAACGTGAAGTTGA ATCTTCCGTCTCCAGTGCAGGCGACAAAAAGGAGGAGGGCAGCATGCCGCAGTACCATGTGGACAAGTCCTTTGCGGATCGGCGCTACAAGGTCAGCAGTGCTCGCACCTACTTCTACTTGAACGAGGCCACCTGCGAGCGGAACATGGAGATCTTCATCAAGTGTCTGGAGGCTGTTTCGG GCGCCACCTTCGGAACTGGCATCACCGCCATTAAACTCACCGCCCTGGGCCGTCCACAATTGCTG ctgcaactgtcCGAGGTAATTATGCGCACACGCAAGTACATGGAGGATATGGTGGGCGGTCAGGGCAATGTGCTGACTCACCACAAGACCATCAAGGATCTCGAAAAGTATTACGCCACGCTGGGCGACAACAAGGACGTGAAGGAGTTCCTGAACAATGTAACTTCCGATAAGGAGGG aattttgcatttgttcCCCTGGTCGGGCATCGTTGACGAGGATTCGCAGCTGAGCGACACGTTCCGCGTTCCCGATCCCCAAACCGGACAGATGCGTCGACTGATCTCACAAATACCGcccaaggaggaggagatgTTCAGGAACATGATCCGTCGTCTCAACACGATTGTAAAG GCTGCTGCGGACTTGGATGTTCGCATCATGGTAGATGCGGAGCAGACTTACTTCCAGCCGGCCATATCCCGCATCACCCTTGAAATGATGCGCAAGTACAACAAGGATAAGGCCATTGTCTTTAATACGTACCAGTGCTATCTGCGCGAGACGTTCCGCGAGGTGAACACCGATCTGGAGCAGGCCAAGCGTCAGAACTTCTACTTTGGCGCCAAGCTGGTGCGCGGTGCCTATATGGACCAGGAGCGGGACCGTGCCAAGTCGCTCGGCTACCCGGATCCGGTAAATCCCACGTTCGAGGCCACCACGGAAATGTATCACAAGACGTTGTCGGAGTGCTTGCGACGCATTAAG CTGATGAAGGACTGTGATGACGATGCCAGGAAGATTGGCATTATGGTGGCCTCGCACAACGAAGACACCGTGCGATTTGCCATCCAGCAGATGAAGGAGATCGGCATCTCACCGGAGGACAAGGTGATCTGCTTCGGCCAACTGCTGGGCATGTGCGACTACATTACCTTTCCACTGG GTCAAGCGGGCTACTCGGCGTACAAGTACATACCATATGGCCCAGTCGAAGAGGTGCTGCCCTACTTGTCTCGTCGTGCCCAGGAGAACAAGGGTGTGCTCAAGAAGATCAAGAAGGAAAAACGCCTGCTGCTCTCCGAGATTCGGCGCCGTCTGATGCGTGGTCAGTTGTTCTACAAGCCCAAGGGCAATTACGTGCCCATCTAA
- the LOC6726600 gene encoding proline dehydrogenase 1, mitochondrial isoform X4 translates to MALLRSLSAQRTAISLVYGRNSNKSSNSVAVAACRSFHQRGSRSTSIAGEGAASESTRGVNGARFLHSGERPLQASTLVQPELVSSETLKRSMKQESSQEKNPSPAGSPQRDPLDVSFNDPIAAFKSKTTGELIRAYLVYMICSSEKLVEHNMTLMKLARNLLGQKLFVLLMKSSFYGHFVAGENRHTIVPALERLRSFGVKPILDYSVEEDITQEEAEKREVESSVSSAGDKKEEGSMPQYHVDKSFADRRYKVSSARTYFYLNEATCERNMEIFIKCLEAVSGATFGTGITAIKLTALGRPQLLLQLSEVIMRTRKYMEDMVGGQGNVLTHHKTIKDLEKYYATLGDNKDVKEFLNNVTSDKEGILHLFPWSGIVDEDSQLSDTFRVPDPQTGQMRRLISQIPPKEEEMFRNMIRRLNTIVKAAADLDVRIMVDAEQTYFQPAISRITLEMMRKYNKDKAIVFNTYQCYLRETFREVNTDLEQAKRQNFYFGAKLVRGAYMDQERDRAKSLGYPDPVNPTFEATTEMYHKTLSECLRRIKLMKDCDDDARKIGIMVASHNEDTVRFAIQQMKEIGISPEDKVICFGQLLGMCDYITFPLGQAGYSAYKYIPYGPVEEVLPYLSRRAQENKGVLKKIKKEKRLLLSEIRRRLMRGQLFYKPKGNYVPI, encoded by the exons ATGGCTCTACTCCGTTCGCTGAGCGCCCAACGAACAGCCATCAGTTTGGTCTACGGCCGTAATAGCAACAAGTCGAGCAATTCCGTGGCCGTCGCCGCCTGCCGGAGTTTCCACCAGcgcggcagcaggagcaccagcatcgccggagaaggagcagcatCGGAGTCCACGAGAGGAGTCAATGGAGCGCGCTTCTTGCACAGCGGCGAACGGCCGTTGCAGGCCTCCACTCTGGTCCAACCGGAGCTGGTCTCCAGCGAGACGTTGAAGCGATCGATGAAGCAGGAGTCGTCCCAGGAGAAGAACCCCTCGCCCGCTGGCTCGCCGCAGAGGGATCCCCTGGACGTGAGCTTCAATGATCCGATTGCCGCCTTCAAGAGCAAGACCACTGGAGAGCTGATACGCGCCTATCTCGTCTACATGATATGTTCCAGCGAGAAGCTGGTCGAGCACAACATGACG CTGATGAAACTGGCGCGCAACCTGCTCGGCCAAAAGCTCTTCGTCCTGCTGATGAAGTCCAGCTTCTACGGACACTTTGTGGCCGGCGAGAATCGTCACACGATCGTGCCCGCCCTAGAGAG GCTAAGATCCTTTGGCGTTAAGCCGATTCTCGATTATTCCGTTGAGGAGGATATCACCCAGGAGGAGGCCGAGAAACGTGAAGTTGA ATCTTCCGTCTCCAGTGCAGGCGACAAAAAGGAGGAGGGCAGCATGCCGCAGTACCATGTGGACAAGTCCTTTGCGGATCGGCGCTACAAGGTCAGCAGTGCTCGCACCTACTTCTACTTGAACGAGGCCACCTGCGAGCGGAACATGGAGATCTTCATCAAGTGTCTGGAGGCTGTTTCGG GCGCCACCTTCGGAACTGGCATCACCGCCATTAAACTCACCGCCCTGGGCCGTCCACAATTGCTG ctgcaactgtcCGAGGTAATTATGCGCACACGCAAGTACATGGAGGATATGGTGGGCGGTCAGGGCAATGTGCTGACTCACCACAAGACCATCAAGGATCTCGAAAAGTATTACGCCACGCTGGGCGACAACAAGGACGTGAAGGAGTTCCTGAACAATGTAACTTCCGATAAGGAGGG aattttgcatttgttcCCCTGGTCGGGCATCGTTGACGAGGATTCGCAGCTGAGCGACACGTTCCGCGTTCCCGATCCCCAAACCGGACAGATGCGTCGACTGATCTCACAAATACCGcccaaggaggaggagatgTTCAGGAACATGATCCGTCGTCTCAACACGATTGTAAAG GCTGCTGCGGACTTGGATGTTCGCATCATGGTAGATGCGGAGCAGACTTACTTCCAGCCGGCCATATCCCGCATCACCCTTGAAATGATGCGCAAGTACAACAAGGATAAGGCCATTGTCTTTAATACGTACCAGTGCTATCTGCGCGAGACGTTCCGCGAGGTGAACACCGATCTGGAGCAGGCCAAGCGTCAGAACTTCTACTTTGGCGCCAAGCTGGTGCGCGGTGCCTATATGGACCAGGAGCGGGACCGTGCCAAGTCGCTCGGCTACCCGGATCCGGTAAATCCCACGTTCGAGGCCACCACGGAAATGTATCACAAGACGTTGTCGGAGTGCTTGCGACGCATTAAG CTGATGAAGGACTGTGATGACGATGCCAGGAAGATTGGCATTATGGTGGCCTCGCACAACGAAGACACCGTGCGATTTGCCATCCAGCAGATGAAGGAGATCGGCATCTCACCGGAGGACAAGGTGATCTGCTTCGGCCAACTGCTGGGCATGTGCGACTACATTACCTTTCCACTGG GTCAAGCGGGCTACTCGGCGTACAAGTACATACCATATGGCCCAGTCGAAGAGGTGCTGCCCTACTTGTCTCGTCGTGCCCAGGAGAACAAGGGTGTGCTCAAGAAGATCAAGAAGGAAAAACGCCTGCTGCTCTCCGAGATTCGGCGCCGTCTGATGCGTGGTCAGTTGTTCTACAAGCCCAAGGGCAATTACGTGCCCATCTAA
- the LOC6726600 gene encoding proline dehydrogenase 1, mitochondrial isoform X2 produces MALLRSLSAQRTAISLVYGRNSNKSSNSVAVAACRSFHQRGSRSTSIAGEGAASESTRGVNGARFLHSGERPLQASTLVQPELVSSETLKRSMKQESSQEKNPSPAGSPQRDPLDVSFNDPIAAFKSKTTGELIRAYLVYMICSSEKLVEHNMTLMKLARNLLGQKLFVLLMKSSFYGHFVAGENRHTIVPALERLRSFGVKPILDYSVEEDITQEEAEKREVESSVSSAGDKKEEGSMPQYHVDKSFADRRYKVSSARTYFYLNEATCERNMEIFIKCLEAVSDDDRKVPRAVATGATFGTGITAIKLTALGRPQLLLQLSEVIMRTRKYMEDMVGGQGNVLTHHKTIKDLEKYYATLGDNKDVKEFLNNVTSDKEGILHLFPWSGIVDEDSQLSDTFRVPDPQTGQMRRLISQIPPKEEEMFRNMIRRLNTIVKAAADLDVRIMVDAEQTYFQPAISRITLEMMRKYNKDKAIVFNTYQCYLRETFREVNTDLEQAKRQNFYFGAKLVRGAYMDQERDRAKSLGYPDPVNPTFEATTEMYHKTLSECLRRIKLMKDCDDDARKIGIMVASHNEDTVRFAIQQMKEIGISPEDKVICFGQLLGMCDYITFPLGQAGYSAYKYIPYGPVEEVLPYLSRRAQENKGVLKKIKKEKRLLLSEIRRRLMRGQLFYKPKGNYVPI; encoded by the exons ATGGCTCTACTCCGTTCGCTGAGCGCCCAACGAACAGCCATCAGTTTGGTCTACGGCCGTAATAGCAACAAGTCGAGCAATTCCGTGGCCGTCGCCGCCTGCCGGAGTTTCCACCAGcgcggcagcaggagcaccagcatcgccggagaaggagcagcatCGGAGTCCACGAGAGGAGTCAATGGAGCGCGCTTCTTGCACAGCGGCGAACGGCCGTTGCAGGCCTCCACTCTGGTCCAACCGGAGCTGGTCTCCAGCGAGACGTTGAAGCGATCGATGAAGCAGGAGTCGTCCCAGGAGAAGAACCCCTCGCCCGCTGGCTCGCCGCAGAGGGATCCCCTGGACGTGAGCTTCAATGATCCGATTGCCGCCTTCAAGAGCAAGACCACTGGAGAGCTGATACGCGCCTATCTCGTCTACATGATATGTTCCAGCGAGAAGCTGGTCGAGCACAACATGACG CTGATGAAACTGGCGCGCAACCTGCTCGGCCAAAAGCTCTTCGTCCTGCTGATGAAGTCCAGCTTCTACGGACACTTTGTGGCCGGCGAGAATCGTCACACGATCGTGCCCGCCCTAGAGAG GCTAAGATCCTTTGGCGTTAAGCCGATTCTCGATTATTCCGTTGAGGAGGATATCACCCAGGAGGAGGCCGAGAAACGTGAAGTTGA ATCTTCCGTCTCCAGTGCAGGCGACAAAAAGGAGGAGGGCAGCATGCCGCAGTACCATGTGGACAAGTCCTTTGCGGATCGGCGCTACAAGGTCAGCAGTGCTCGCACCTACTTCTACTTGAACGAGGCCACCTGCGAGCGGAACATGGAGATCTTCATCAAGTGTCTGGAGGCTGTTTCGG ATGATGATCGCAAGGTGCCCCGGGCAGTGGCCACGG GCGCCACCTTCGGAACTGGCATCACCGCCATTAAACTCACCGCCCTGGGCCGTCCACAATTGCTG ctgcaactgtcCGAGGTAATTATGCGCACACGCAAGTACATGGAGGATATGGTGGGCGGTCAGGGCAATGTGCTGACTCACCACAAGACCATCAAGGATCTCGAAAAGTATTACGCCACGCTGGGCGACAACAAGGACGTGAAGGAGTTCCTGAACAATGTAACTTCCGATAAGGAGGG aattttgcatttgttcCCCTGGTCGGGCATCGTTGACGAGGATTCGCAGCTGAGCGACACGTTCCGCGTTCCCGATCCCCAAACCGGACAGATGCGTCGACTGATCTCACAAATACCGcccaaggaggaggagatgTTCAGGAACATGATCCGTCGTCTCAACACGATTGTAAAG GCTGCTGCGGACTTGGATGTTCGCATCATGGTAGATGCGGAGCAGACTTACTTCCAGCCGGCCATATCCCGCATCACCCTTGAAATGATGCGCAAGTACAACAAGGATAAGGCCATTGTCTTTAATACGTACCAGTGCTATCTGCGCGAGACGTTCCGCGAGGTGAACACCGATCTGGAGCAGGCCAAGCGTCAGAACTTCTACTTTGGCGCCAAGCTGGTGCGCGGTGCCTATATGGACCAGGAGCGGGACCGTGCCAAGTCGCTCGGCTACCCGGATCCGGTAAATCCCACGTTCGAGGCCACCACGGAAATGTATCACAAGACGTTGTCGGAGTGCTTGCGACGCATTAAG CTGATGAAGGACTGTGATGACGATGCCAGGAAGATTGGCATTATGGTGGCCTCGCACAACGAAGACACCGTGCGATTTGCCATCCAGCAGATGAAGGAGATCGGCATCTCACCGGAGGACAAGGTGATCTGCTTCGGCCAACTGCTGGGCATGTGCGACTACATTACCTTTCCACTGG GTCAAGCGGGCTACTCGGCGTACAAGTACATACCATATGGCCCAGTCGAAGAGGTGCTGCCCTACTTGTCTCGTCGTGCCCAGGAGAACAAGGGTGTGCTCAAGAAGATCAAGAAGGAAAAACGCCTGCTGCTCTCCGAGATTCGGCGCCGTCTGATGCGTGGTCAGTTGTTCTACAAGCCCAAGGGCAATTACGTGCCCATCTAA
- the LOC6726602 gene encoding probable ATP-dependent RNA helicase DDX56, with protein MSQKTQKTVQFHELELDQRILKAVAQLGWQQPTLIQSTAIPLLLEGKDVVVRARTGSGKTATYALPLIQKILNSKLNASEQYVSAVVLAPTKELCRQSRKVIEQLVESCGKVVRVADIADSSNDTVTQRHALSENPDIVVATPANLLAYAEARGVVDLKHVETLVVDEADLVFAYGYEKDFKRLIKHLPPIYQAVLVSATLTDDVVRMKGLCLKNPVTLKLEEPELVPQDQLTHQRILAEENDKPAILYALLKLRLIRGKSIIFVNSIDRCYKVRLFLEQFGIRACVLNSELPANIRIHTISQFNKGTYDIIIASDEHHMEKPGGTNRKSPRSGDMESSASRGIDFQCVNNVINFDFPRDVTSYIHRAGRTARGNNKGSVLSFVSTKEAKVNDLVAKKLCDSFAAQEGEEIMKNYQFKMEEVESFRYRAQDCWRAATRVAVHDTRIREIKTEILNCEKLKGFFEENKRDLQALRHDKPLRAIKVHSHLSDMPEYIVPKALKRVVGTLPSAAGASEAKQPRQHGAEAAFKRQANDPLMASHVDLGKRRPAHRRKKKAS; from the exons ATGAGCCAGAAGACCCAGAAAACGGTGCAGTTCCACGAGCTGGAGCTGGACCAGCGCATCCTTAAG GCGGTGGCCCAGCTGGGTTGGCAGCAGCCCACACTTATCCAGTCGACGGCGATACCGCTGCTCCTGGAGGGCAAGGATGTGGTGGTGCGCGCCCGCACCGGATCCGGCAAGACTGCCACCTACGCCCTGCCACTGATTCAGAAGATCCTTAACTCGAAATTGAATGCCAGCGAGCAGTATGTGAGCGCCGTGGTCCTGGCGCCCACCAAGGAGCTATGCCGGCAGTCCCGTAAGGTAATAGAGCAGCTGGTCGAGTCCTGCGGCAAGGTTGTACGCGTGGCGGACATTGCCGATAGCTCCAACGACACGGTGACCCAGCGGCACGCTTTGTCTGAAAATCCCGACATTGTGGTCGCGACACCCGCCAATTTGCTGGCCTACGCCGAGGCTCGTGGCGTGGTAGATCTGAAGCATGTGGAGACCTTGGTGGTGGACGAGGCGGATCTAGTGTTTGCCTATGGCTACGAAAAGGACTTCAAGCGGTTGATCAAGCACCTGCCTCCTATCTACCAGGCTGTCCTGGTCTCCGCTACTCTAACCGACGATGTGGTGCGCATGAAGGGCCTGTGCCTGAAAAACCCGGTGACGCTTAAACTCGAGGAGCCGGAGTTGGTGCCGCAAGATCAGTTGACGCACCAGCGAATTCTGGCTGAGGAAAACGACAAACCGGCTATATTGTACGCCCTATTAAAGCTGAGACTCATACGCGGCAAGAGCATAATCTTTGTGAACAGCATCGATCGGTGTTACAA GGTTCGCTTGTTCCTAGAGCAGTTCGGCATCCGTGCCTGTGTCTTGAACTCAGAGCTGCCGGCCAACATTCGCATCCACACAATTAGCCAGTTTAACAAGGGCACCTACGACATAATCATTGCCTCCGACGAACATCATATGGAAAAGCCAGGAGGCACTAACCGAAAATCGCCTCGAAGCGGCGACATGGAGTCGAGTGCTTCCCGCGGCATTGACTTTCAGTGCGTGAACAACGTTATCAACTTCGACTTCCCCAGGGATGTCACGTCTTATATCCATCGGGCTGGCAGGACGGCCAGAGGAAACAACAAGGGCTCCGTCTTGTCATTTGTCAGCACGAAGGAGGCCAAGGTAAACGATTTAGTTGCGAAGAAACTGTGCGATAGCTTTGCAGCTCAAGAGGGCGAAGAGATCATGAA GAACTACCAGTTTAAAATGGAAGAAGTGGAGTCCTTCCGTTATCGTGCTCAGGATTGCTGGCGTGCCGCAACTCGCGTAGCTGTTCACGACACTCGAATTCGAGAGATAAAGACAGAGATCCTGAACTGCGAGAAACTGAAGGGATTTTTCGAGGAGAACAAACGCGATCTGCAAGCGCTTCGGCACGACAAGCCTCTGCGCGCCATCAAGGTACACAGTCATCTCTCTGACATGCCCGAGTACATAGTGCCAAAGGCCCTGAAGCGAGTGGTTGGAACGTTGCCTTCCGCTGCCGGAGCCTCGGAAGCCAAACAGCCACGACAGCATGGCGCCGAGGCTGCCTTCAAGCGGCAGGCCAATGATCCTCTGATGGCAAGCCATGTGGACTTAGGGAAACGGCGTCCTGCCCACCGGAGAAAAAAGAAGGCGTCATAG